CTCAACATACACAATAAGTGGATATTTTTCATCTGTGACAAGAAAATTTGGCTGGAGAAAACCCCAAGTTAGTTTTCCATTAAGATAAGAGAGTGCCACTCACTAGAAACTAACCAATATAAAAATAAGTTGTTGGATATAGTTTAAAAGAAGAAAACAATTATCACCTTTGGAAGTTCATTTTGACGCCTGATGGATGAAGTCCTCCACCCAACCATATCTTAGTACAAGTGAAGATAAACAAACATATCAAGAGATAGCAAAAAAATTCCTAGAAAACTATTTATAATTTAAGACCTAACAATAATGGGAAAAGGATACGGCCAAAATTTGCACTTGCATATGCCACGCGACGCTTAAATGCACGTAAAGCTGATCTACACAGGACAGAGACGAAGTTACGAGACATTTATTCATCCAAATTGAATGTTTATGCAATTGAACCTAGTATAGGAGATAACCGATACTAACATGAGTCTTAAGTCATCAGAGTCATTAACCATTTGAAGGAGAAGGGGTGGTTTGCCAACTCTTTTGTCTTTTCAACAACCCTCCATCAAGAAGAGCCATGACAGTAACATCCACAGGCTTAGCAGCCAAGGTCCGTGCAACTTTCGCAACCTAATTGACAAAGAAATTCTCATAAAACCCTGGTTTCTGGCTTTTAACACAACATTATTGAATTAAAACTTCAAACTGATCACCAAAATCCTTACTTGCATTCCTAGTTCTCGGGTAGGCACCACAATAAGGGCTTGAACAGCAGATCTTTCAGGGTTTACAATAGAGAATATCAACAGTAGATAAGCAAGGGTCTTACCAGAACCTGTCTAGGGAACCAAAGACAATGCCACATTAGCCATGGAAAATACTTAATATTACCAAAGAAGCAGAAATTAACCTCGGCATGAAGAATACAGTCCTGCCGGCTAAATAGAACCGGTAAAGCTTCCCTCTGTACATCTGTAGCCACTACGTACCCAACCTCTTCCATCCTAAATCATGTAATCAACTTAATTAGATCAATAAATGCTGAATTTCATAATAAATTACAGAAAACACtgatttttttccattttcggAAAAGAGGGTTTTCGTAGAGCCGCAGATGTGCTAATTGAACTATACACAACTGgcatgaaaaataaaacttTACCTGCATAATACTTGCTCCGGCACTTGATCTTGGCAAATTTCGCGGAGATTTGAAGCATTATTATGGTTAGCGGCGGATTTTTCTTTGCTAATTATATGAGGAGAAGAATCCAGAGCAGCCCTCAAAGTCGTGAATTTGGGTGTACCGAACGGAATTGGGTAAGTGAAGTTGAAAGGGAACCAGCGACAAGGACGCGTGCTTTGCAATTTCCAATGTTTCGAGAAGGAAATACCCTTTGAGAAAGAGAGAACCTGAGAGGTTGAGGTGGCACAAGCCTTGCCACGACGGAAGAAATGTCAGGCGGCCGGTCGTATAGGGAAGAAAGGAGGTGGCGGCAGTCGATGGGGAAGAAGAAACAGAGAAAGGAGGTGGCGGCAGTCGATTTTTGGATCTGATTACTAGGGTTCAATGTTTGGGGGCAGTAAAAATAGaacgtttctttttttttattaagttttttaaacaaacaaaatatgtagtttatatttttttaatttcatatcaATATGTATAAATTTGTAACCATTTGTTAATTtatcaatatttttttaaaaatttaattttttaaatttaaaaaattatgattaatattagtattatatcaatgttgtgatgtccatctcgtgggatggagcaggccaagagagggggttgtgaagctgattactaatggttcctgcctcagtaacggtaagattgcgactggaggtgtgcttagagatgcagggggcgcctggctttctgggttctcccagaatttagggttgggttcttccttttctgcggagctcttggctattcttactggaatcaatcttgctaaaaggttgggtgttaagaggctctctgtggagtctgataatttggaagcaatcaaaatgatttctgagaatcattctttGGGttttaacagtcgcaacctcatcaaatctattataaggctttgctcctcttttgagttcgtagagttcagacacatttttagagagcagaattgtgttgctgatcgcttggcggcggcgggccatgaagggacgttaggcgttactacccttcctgtttcccctagtttcatctctcctcttctcttagaagataggattgaggttagcttccctaagctatttcctgggtagtttgttgttgttcgtttttcttttccttttctaccaaaaaaaaaaaagtattatatcaattattaattaatagttttatattaattaataatagttatagtattaaattttaatatattattataattaattaaattactttttatttttaattaatttatatgggATAAGTTTGTAAGTTTATATGTATCTACATGCTATttgattttcatctttttttaaaattctTTAGTATTTTAAGAAAtatgaagaaaaaataattatattcaaATAGTAGTTCGTATtagttgtgtcgcacttttaaAAAGGAGCGACACAAAGATAACACACTCCTTGTGTCGCTTTGTTAAAGGCGCGTCACAAGCTTGCTCTTGTGTCACATTGTAAGACAGACGATACAAGAAGTAACTCGTTTGTGACGCACGCTCTTAAAGCATGACACAAGTGATGACACAGAATACTTAGTTGTGTCGCGTTTACAGAACGTGCGATACTAGTTACTCTGTTGTGTCGCTTTACTTCAAGCGCGACACAAGAGGTG
The DNA window shown above is from Euphorbia lathyris chromosome 1, ddEupLath1.1, whole genome shotgun sequence and carries:
- the LOC136210918 gene encoding DEAD-box ATP-dependent RNA helicase 58, chloroplastic-like, yielding FRRGKACATSTSQVLSFSKGISFSKHWKLQSTRPCRWFPFNFTYPIPFGTPKFTTLRAALDSSPHIISKEKSAANHNNASNLREICQDQVPEQVLCRMEEVGYVVATDVQREALPVLFSRQDCILHAETGSGKTLAYLLLIFSIVNPERSAVQALIVVPTRELGMQVAKVARTLAAKPVDVTVMALLDGGLLKRQKSWQTTPSPSNG